The nucleotide window aatatatgctgATATTACTAATAACACACTATAatgtaactttttatttatagtaCAATGTTGCAGGTTCATTTACTGATTACGAAAATGTATTGTCTTGCGAACCGCAAAATGATGATAAATCATTCAGTATTTATTCGAgtgaatgtaaaaattttaatggaTTAGATTTATTATCTAATACATGTAAATCTTCTGATGTATGCAATGCagtttctaaatttttaaataaattacagggaaaaaataaagattcTTATGCTGAAAATGgatttaaatatatgtactattggttatatgttGATGTACTGAAAAGAGCTGTAAACCATTATGATACGATTAAATTGTATAAAGAACTTATTGATAAATATGAAGAACAAGGTTGGCACATAattgaaaaatgtaaaaaacaattaaacGAGAAAAATTCCGATAATCTTATAAaactttttactttatataatgatTTTAATAAACTTAATTCTAAATCTGATGACAAATGTAAATTTGCTAAAGAATGCGCTGATACATATATGCGTTACATAGGTGAATCTCATATATGTGATGACAAAGATTTTTGTAatgaattagaaaattttaaagacaAATATGAgcataatatgaaaaatatatcatgtTCCAATGGTGCACCAAAAACATTACCCACCACGAGGAAGAATGAACTATTATTTACAATCTCAGTGCCAATTTTCGTAATGTTACTGATATCTTTTAttgggatttttttatataaagttaatataataacatttttaaaaaaataaatgatataaTACAAATCAAATAGAATATTATCcaaaaatattccttttaaaaaaatatatatcacatttaatatatatattttcttttatattagTACACTCCCTATAAATCTTACTTATCTCGTATATCAAGAAGAATAGGAAAAACGTGGAATCCTTTAGATaagaaaaatcataaaatacAGTCTTCTTACGAATATAGCAAaactaatttaaataataggCCGTATCATATAccatttcattttgaataacCCTTATAAGTCAAGAAAGTGAGAATTTAATACATATTACGAATTAatagaaatataataattattcaaATATATGTAAGCGGATAAGGTGAAagacatataaaatatgtgatataaaaaaaattaataaccttatataataaactaGGATTTTCCtttgataaaataatatattctttattatatatatagttttGGTCTACCATTATATCAAAAATagtaataaaattaacagattatattttcattgaATAATGTATTAGAATGGGTGACATCATaagttatattattatttaaattagtATAAAATATCAACACAAGCAAGAAATCAATGTTAAAATAAAGTgctaattataaaatattttatttatctccCTAATCCCATAGATTTATTTGAATATGTTCTGAAATATCTAAGAGGGGcacgcaaattttttttaccatgtgttgaaaaaaaaaaaatatatatgtgtgtatagtTATATACATAGCAATATTCAtgtatcataaaaaaaatatacatttactAATGAATTCAACATACTGTTATATTTGTGTTATTggaatttaatatata belongs to Plasmodium cynomolgi strain B DNA, scaffold: 0377, whole genome shotgun sequence and includes:
- a CDS encoding hypothetical protein (putative), whose protein sequence is SFTDYENVLSCEPQNDDKSFSIYSSECKNFNGLDLLSNTCKSSDVCNAVSKFLNKLQGKNKDSYAENGFKYMYYWLYVDVLKRAVNHYDTIKLYKELIDKYEEQGWHIIEKCKKQLNEKNSDNLIKLFTLYNDFNKLNSKSDDKCKFAKECADTYMRYIGESHICDDKDFCNELENFKDKYEHNMKNISCSNGAPKTLPTTRKNELLFTISVPIFVMLLISFIGIFLYKVNIITFLKK